A region of Toxorhynchites rutilus septentrionalis strain SRP chromosome 1, ASM2978413v1, whole genome shotgun sequence DNA encodes the following proteins:
- the LOC129763518 gene encoding uncharacterized protein LOC129763518, protein MEEQMKVLVHQRGAVKGKLTRVKSALRHSFEEPNPNIMNIHFLQLHQKTVEHCYREYNDFQNKIYELPLSDERRAEQIEKYVEFESLYNDMVIQLSMLMGQATKTAVTTEAPLLASTSADVYQKPIQQFVVPAQPYLPPLQVPLPTFDGSYEKWYSFKSMFTTVMDRYQQEDPALKLYHLRNCLVGQAAGIIDQDLVNNNDYEAAWMVLKQRFEDKRIIIDKHVEKLFNLPRVGQENATNMRKMIDTCTKNVEALRNLDLPIAGLGEQMLVNLITEKMDKKLRVAWEARQKKDVLPTYVATLEFLQEQCRIYEKIDTKPMTESVKPKAVAKSHTLVSTSELKNEHKCQVCKAHHELWKCETFRNKSVSEKYDSNEVSDSVYYLPHHCVLRPTSTTTKLRVVYDGSARTSTGVSINDVLMTGPTIQKDLVSILLRFRGFQYVFTLDIPKMFRQVSLQPYLRIFWRDNRNDSLAVYELLTITYGLASSPFQATMALKQTAIDHGNEFPEAAKVIERGTYMDDILTGADSLAETCQLQRDVTSLLAKGCFGAHKWCANHSEILQDVPESLRGNSFEVTDDNTKNTVKTLGVMWNPIEDWFSVSVLDNDDVSDDMTRRRLLSQLARIFDPLGLFGPVITIAKLILREVSMLQIEWDDPVPYDICSKWRSFRNEMTMLNAVHLPRWISSNGFSTLELHGFSDASDLAYGACLYSRSVSSDGTVRMTLICSKSRILPKKKAKDKAITTPRAELLAAALLSRLVEKFLDATELEFVTINLWSDSKIVLAWIKKGPQELHTYVSNRVSEIQKLTSNCSWRYIPSHENPADLISRGEQPKKLINANIWWNGPPTFNHAVVETIEEDEFPNEELPEMRTGVVLALCTPIERMPIFDKVSSFTKVVRYMIYLMRFVMYIKSRKKEVVKGPLTSEEKTKSILLVVRLVQRESFRPEIEALMSGAETKHRLNGLKAFFDPEDGILRVGGRIKRAFIPYDSRHQMLLPAKHPITEALVRHLHLDNLHIGQKGLLAIVRQRYWPLNVKTTIRNCITCFKANPFKTTQMMGDLPAYRIRPAPAFSNTGVDYAGPFWVKSSSTARKPIITKAYVSLFVCMQTRAIHLELVSDLTTDAFLAALRRFTSRRFVGAKTELHELWLMFRNQYATGKIINYCTDKGINWSFIPPRSPHFGGIWEAGVKQVKYHLTRIVGNRKLTYEELYTTLTQIEAVLNSRPLASCSDDPNDYTAITPAHFLIGHELQAVAEPSYLNLKQNMLSRWQLVQTMVQHFWRRWTAEYLPELQSRVKWLKKKKISEGGLVLLVDENTPPLQWVLGRIITTHSGDDDVTRVVTVRSANGAEFKRAVTEVCLLPLDQEN, encoded by the coding sequence atggaagagcaaatgAAAGTGTTGGTTCATCAGAGAGGGGCAGTGAAAGGGAAGTTAACCCGAGTGAAAAGTGCATTGCGGCATAGTTTTGAAGAACCGAATCCAAATATTATGAACATCCATTTCTTACAACTTCATCAAAAGACGGTGGAGCATTGTTACCGCGAGTACAAtgactttcaaaataaaatttacgaGCTACCCCTCTCTGATGAACGTCGTGCGGAGCAAATCGAAAAATACGTAGAATTTGAGTCGCTCTACAACGACATGGTGATACAACTGAGCATGTTGATGGGGCAAGCGACAAAAACTGCGGTTACAACAGAAGCTCCCTTACTAGCGTCCACTTCCGCGGACGTATACCAGAAACCTATCCAGCAATTTGTTGTTCCGGCCCAACCATATCTCCCACCGTTACAAGTGCCTTTGCCGACCTTCGACGGGTCGTATGAAAAGTGGTATTCATTCAAGTCTATGTTCACCACTGTCATGGACCGGTACCAGCAGGAAGACCCAGCATTGAAATTGTATCATCTGAGAAATTGCCTTGTTGGACAAGCGGCTGGTATCATCGACCAGGATCTAGTCAACAACAATGATTACGAAGCTGCGTGGATGGTATTGAAGCAGAGATTCGAGGACAAACGAATCATCATAGACAAGCATGTCGAGAAGCTATTCAATCTACCAAGGGTTGGACAAGAAAATGCTACTAACATGAGGAAAATGATCGATACGTGCACCAAGAATGTTGAGGCTTTGAGAAATCTTGATCTACCGATTGCTGGGCTCGGGGAACAAATGCTGGTTAATCTCATCACGGAGAAAATGGACAAAAAACTACGTGTCGCCTGGGAGGCTCGACAAAAGAAAGATGTTTTGCCGACCTACGTTGCTACGCTGGAGTTTTTACAAGAACAGTGTCGAATATACGAGAAAATCGACACgaaaccaatgacggagagtgTTAAACCAAAGGCGGTGGCCAAGAGCCACACGCTAGTTTCaacgagtgaactgaaaaatgaacataAGTGTCAAGTGTGCAAGGCGCATCATGAACTCTGGAAATGCGAAACATTTAGAAACAAAAGTGTCAGTGAGAAATATGATTCCAACGAAGTATCAGATTCGGTGTATTATTTGCCACACCACTGCGTGCTGAGGCCCACCAGTACGACAACTAAACTAAGGGTCGTATATGATGGATCCGCTAGAACATCCACGGGCGTTTCGATAAATGATGTTTTGATGACGGGACCAACGATCCAGAAAGATCTAGTCTCCATTTTGCTACGATTCCGAGGATTTCAGTACGTCTTCACGCTGGATATTCCCAAGATGTTTCGACAAGTGAGTCTCCAGCCGTACCTACGGATCTTTTGGCGTGATAATAGAAACGATTCACTGGCTGTCTACGAGTTATTAACGATAACGTATGGCCTTGCGTCATCACCATTCCAAGCTACCATGGCACTGAAGCAAACAGCCATTGATCACGGGAACGAATTTCCAGAAGCTGCCAAGGTCATCGAGAGAGGAACGTACATGGACGACATCCTGACGGGAGCTGATTCTTTAGCAGAAACGTGCCAATTGCAACGAGATGTGACCAGCTTGTTAGCGAAAGGATGCTTTGGCGCTCACAAGTGGTGCGCAAACCACTCCGAGATTCTGCAAGACGTTCCTGAGTCGTTACGAGGGAACTCGTTCGAGGTTACGGATGACAACACGAAGAATACTGTGAAGACTTTGGGCGTGATGTGGAATCCAATTGAGGATTGGTTTTCTGTGTCTGTTTTGGACAACGACGACGTCTCGGATGACATGACCCGAAGAAGGCTGTTAAGCCAACTGGCTAGGATTTTCGACCCGCTGGGCCTTTTCGGTCCGGTGATTACGATTGCAAAGCTGATACTGCGGGAAGTTAGTATGTTACAGATTGAATGGGACGACCCAGTCCCCTACGATATTTGCTCCAAGTGGAGGAGTTTTCGTAATGAAATGACGATGCTGAATGCGGTACATCTGCCAAGATGGATTTCCTCGAACGGGTTTTCAACCCTAGAACTCCACGGATTCTCGGATGCCTCTGACCTAGCATATGGGGCATGCTTATACTCACGTAGCGTTTCATCCGATGGTACCGTCCGAATGACGCTGATTTGTAGCAAATCACGAATATTGCCGAAGAAGAAAGCTAAGGATAAAGCTATTACCACACCCCGTGCTGAGCTGTTGGCGGCTGCGTTGTTGTCCAGACTTGTAGAGAAGTTTCTAGATGCTACGGAATTGGAATTCGTGACAATTAATCTATGGAGTGATTCTAAAATTGTGTTGGCATGGATCAAAAAAGGGCCTCAAGAACTGCATACTTATGTTTCGAATCGGGTAagtgaaattcaaaaattaaccTCGAATTGCAGCTGGCGCTACATTCCTTCACACGAAAATCCCGCCGACTTGATATCTCGAGGAGAACAACCGAAAAAACTTATCAATGCGAATATTTGGTGGAACGGTCCACCTACGTTCAACCATGCTGTCGTCGAGACGATAGAGGAAGACGAATTCCCAAATGAAGAACTACCAGAAATGCGGACCGGTGTTGTACTGGCTTTATGTACACCAATTGAACGAATGCCGATTTTCGACAAGGTGAGCAGTTTTACGAAGGTGGTACGTTACATGATCTACTTGATGCGCTTCGTAATGTACATCAAGTCCAGGAAGAAGGAAGTGGTGAAGGGGCCACTTACTTCAGAAGAGAAAACGAAGTCGATACTTTTAGTAGTACGACTGGTTCAACGCGAATCGTTTCGACCAGAAATTGAGGCATTGATGAGCGGTGCTGAAACGAAACATAGACTCAACggattgaaggcgttcttcgaTCCTGAGGACGGCATTTTACGAGTTGGAGGACGTATCAAACGAGCCTTTATTCCGTATGACAGCCGTCATCAAATGCTGCTCCCTGCGAAACATCCGATCACCGAAGCACTTGTGCGGCATTTGCATTTGGATAACTTGCACATCGGGCAGAAGGGTTTGCTTGCTATAGTTAGGCAACGATACTGGCCGCTAAATGTGAAGACTACGATTCGTAATTGTATTACGTGTTTCAAAGCGAATCCCTTCAAGACGACACAGATGATGGGTGATTTGCCAGCCTATCGTATCCGACCTGCTCCTGCTTTTTCGAATACCGGAGTCGATTATGCCGGACCATTCTGGGTTAAGTCGTCATCCACTGCGCGTAAACCGATTATCACGAAGGCTTATGTGAGCTTGTTCGTGTGTATGCAGACACGTGCGATACACCTTGAATTAGTTTCTGATCTTACGACAGATGCGTTTCTTGCAGCCCTGAGACGATTCACGAGTCGACGTTTTGTCGGGGCCAAAACCGAACTACACGAACTGTGGCTGATGTTCCGTAATCAATATGCCACcggaaaaataataaactactGCACCGATAAAGGAATCAATTGGTCATTTATACCACCACGAAGCCCTCACTTTGGAGGCATTTGGGAGGCCGGTGTAAAACAAGTAAAGTACCACCTGACACGGATTGTAGGAAACCGGAAGTTAACATACGAGGAACTATACACGACGCTGACGCAAATAGAAGCTGTGCTCAATTCGAGGCCCTTGGCATCCTGTTCGGATGACCCGAACGATTACACCGCCATAACACCAGCGCACTTTTTGATTGGGCATGAATTACAAGCTGTAGCCGAACCGTCCTACTTGAATTTGAAGCAGAATATGTTGTCTAGATGGCAGTTAGTGCAAACCATGGTACAACATTTTTGGAGACGGTGGACAGCGGAATATTTGCCGGAGCTTCAGAGTCGAGTTAAATGgctgaaaaagaagaaaatatccGAGGGGGGCCTAGTATTGCTTGTAGATGAAAACACACCTCCTCTGCAGTGGGTATTAGGTCGAATCATAACAACTCATTCTGGAGATGACGACGTGACGCGCGTCGTTACAGTACGCTCTGCTAATGGAGCAGAGTTCAAGCGGGCAGTAACGGAGGTGTGCTTGCTGCCGCTGGATCAGGAGAATTGA